From a single Aquarana catesbeiana isolate 2022-GZ linkage group LG09, ASM4218655v1, whole genome shotgun sequence genomic region:
- the LOC141108313 gene encoding deoxyribonuclease-1-like 1, which produces MFRWLHLLLFHLLWPHVWSFRICAFNAQHFGEKKAANQEVLDILIKIVQRCDICLLQEVQDPKGQALSKLLQGLNRQQELFQFVISPPLGRNSYMEKYVFIYKSDKISVRDQYKYHDNDPKKPDVFAREPYVVRFTLRYADLQDLVVIPQHTVPDKADEEIEALYDVFLNVTSHWRCNNLVFMGDFNAGCSYLSKKKRRTLRLYTDPKFHWLIGDDIDTTVRESTTCPYDRIVVYGEELANLVNSAGIYNFTKELGLTEAEALKVSDHYPVEADLNLKYSSAHTLLPSAILIVLSVLAAGGTKTLQ; this is translated from the exons ATGTTCCGTTGGCTCCACCTTCTACTCTTTCACCTCCTGTGGCCCCATGTGTGGTCCTTCAGAATCTGCGCCTTTAACGCCCAGCACTTTGGGGAGAAGAAGGCTGCCAACCAGGAGGTGCTGGATATTTTGATCAAG ATAGTACAACGGTGTGATATCTGTCTTCTCCAGGAAGTGCAGGACCCCAAAGGCCAAGCGTTGTCCAAACTCCTGCAGGGACTGAACAG GCAACAAGAACTTTTCCAATTTGTCATTAGTCCCCCTCTGGGTCGGAATTCTTACATGGAAAAATATGTCTTTATATATAA ATCGGACAAGATTTCTGTGAGGGATCAGTATAAGtaccatgacaatgacccaaagaaaCCAGACGTATTTGCTCGGGAACCATATGTGGTCCGCTTCACATTGCGATATGCAG ACCTGCAAGACCTGGTTGTGATTCCGCAGCATACCGTCCCAGATAAAGCTGATGAGGAAATTGAAGCCCTTTATGATGTATTTCTGAATGTCACGAGCCACTGGCGCTGTAAT AATCTGGTTTTTATGGGTGACTTTAACGCTGGATGCAGTTACCTCTCTAAGAAGAAGAGGCGCACTCTCCGTCTGTATACTGATCCAAAATTTCACTGGCTGATTGGGGATGACATTGACACTACAGTGAGAGAAAGCACAACTTGCCCCTATGACAG GATAGTGGTGTATGGTGAGGAATTGGCAAATTTGGTGAATTCTGCTGGAATTTATAATTTCACAAAGGAGTTGGGACTCACAGAGGCTGAG GCCCTGAAAGTCAGTGATCATTATCCAGTGGAGGCAGATCTTAACCTCAAATATAGTAGTGCTCACACTTTGCTACCATCAGCTATCCTCATTGTTCTGAGTGTCTTAGCTGCTGGAGGAACAAAAACTTTACAATGA